In Drosophila miranda strain MSH22 chromosome XR, D.miranda_PacBio2.1, whole genome shotgun sequence, the genomic window ACAGAAGCGATGGGCCCATCGATAAGATAGGCACATACATAATCTAGTTGATTGCCATTTAGACACTACTAAGAACCATTAATGGTTCCAACTAACAGTTTAGTCGGACCTTTCGCCTGTGAGTTCTATGGAATGTTGCAGAAGAAGAGCTGTTTTGTTTCCAAAATTACGACGTTTCATTTCAGAGTTGGGATTGATTTTTGGGAGCATACTTTTGGGCCAGATGTCTGCggaaatgtatgtatatacatatgtatgtagaaaatattttgcatGCTTTATGTAAATATTTCGAAATCACTTACCAGTTTACAATATCCACCAAAAGCCTACGAATACTACCAGAAGAGGGTTTAATCGTTCAACGCTCCACATGATGGCTGCCCCGGAGGCCTGTTCGTCCTGCCACCAGGTCCACTCGTTGTGGTAAAAGCGTGGATCGCAATCCGGATCCTCTGGCATGTTGTTCGGAGCATGGGCCTGGCTTGCAAACTGCTCGATGCGTTGCAGCAAGTCGAGAAAGATGGTCGTGTTGCGGTAGTCCTCGTACAGATTGTTCCGCTCGCAGGGATCCGCATCGATGTCGAAAAGACAGGGGGCCAGTAGCGGGAGACACGGCTTGGTCGTGCGCGGAGGCTCCGGGCACTCGATCTGGGCCTGCTGCCGGAGACTGGTTATGTTGCGCTCATTCTGGCTCCCCATAAGCAGTTGGAGGTGCTGCCAGACAGTGGTGTTGCGGATCAGCTCCTCGTAGTTCGCGGATCGGGGATCCACTTCCCGCGTTACCCGCTCGCCCAGCCAGCCGTCGAAGAGGGCCGCGTTGGTGGTGCCGTTCACCACCTTCCACTTGCCTCGGGTGTAGGCCAGATAGGGTGCCGACGGGTCCATGTCGATGTTGTGCACGATCTCTCGCTCCAACGACTCGTAACCGTACTTGAGGGCCGACCAGAGATTCATTCCGTCCAATTGCAGGTCCGGATCTGGCGCTATGCCCGCCGCTGCGGCGAGCGTCGGCAGAAGGTCGCCAATGTAGGTCTGCTGCTTCCACACGGTGCCCAGCCGCTCGAACTCGGTGCTCCAGATGGCCGCAGACGAGCGCAGACCTCCCTCCCAGGGAGAGTTCTTTTGCTGTAGATCAGAAAATCGGAATCAATAGGACCAATTGACCGGATTATCTGATTCTCTGTGCGATACTTACGCCTCTCAAGGGATAGTTGGAGGCCGTCGTCGAGTGCTCGCCCACTGTGGGTCCGCCGTTGTCCGACAGGAAGAGTACAATGCTGTCCTGCAGCATCTGCTGGCGGGCCAGGGCATCGATGACTCGCCCCACACTCCTGTCCAGCCGCGATACCATGGCGGCGTAATAGCGATGGGTCTCGTTCCGGATGTACTCGAACTTGGCCAGCTCCTCGGCGGGGGCCTGCATGGGATCGTCGGCGTTGGCCGCATGCGGGGCCAGGTGGCTGAGGAGCaggaagagtggctggctgctgttgctgccactgtGCTGCTCGATCAGCTCGACGGCCGCGTCGCTGAGCACGTCGGTCACGTAGTGGCCCACCTGGTCGTGAGTGACGTTCAGATTAAGGCGAAAGTCATGCCCTCTCGCGTAGTTCTTGCCCTGCAAGGAACCCACAGAAGTAAAGCATCTTCAGCATCGACTTTTCAGAGCCTTCTCTCACATTTTGCTGGTAGGTCTGGTCGTAATAGTCCACATAGGCTCCCAAGTAGCCCAGATGATGGTCGAAGCCCCGCTGGGTGGGCGTAAAGTTGCGCTGCGACATCCCCAGATGCCACTTGCCCAGGAGACTGGTGTAGTAGCCGTTCTCCCGGAAGATCTCCGCCATTGTCTTCTCCTGCTGCGGCAGACCCCAGGGCTGATTATTCACGATCACATAGTGCTGCATGCCTGAGAATAGATTTGCTATTGGTCTGCATTCGGGTCGGATCTATTCGCGATAGAAACCTGTGTTAATGGGATATTTTCCAGTGAGAAGAGCAGCCCGGCTGGGAGTGCACATGGCAGCGG contains:
- the LOC108151258 gene encoding arylsulfatase B, with translation MAMSTDLSQMTNGHRNVPIILLLTAGLAIALANGQDARSPGKPHIIIIMADDMGFDDVSFRGSNNFLTPNIDALAYSGVILNNLYTAAMCTPSRAALLTGKYPINTGMQHYVIVNNQPWGLPQQEKTMAEIFRENGYYTSLLGKWHLGMSQRNFTPTQRGFDHHLGYLGAYVDYYDQTYQQNGKNYARGHDFRLNLNVTHDQVGHYVTDVLSDAAVELIEQHSGSNSSQPLFLLLSHLAPHAANADDPMQAPAEELAKFEYIRNETHRYYAAMVSRLDRSVGRVIDALARQQMLQDSIVLFLSDNGGPTVGEHSTTASNYPLRGQKNSPWEGGLRSSAAIWSTEFERLGTVWKQQTYIGDLLPTLAAAAGIAPDPDLQLDGMNLWSALKYGYESLEREIVHNIDMDPSAPYLAYTRGKWKVVNGTTNAALFDGWLGERVTREVDPRSANYEELIRNTTVWQHLQLLMGSQNERNITSLRQQAQIECPEPPRTTKPCLPLLAPCLFDIDADPCERNNLYEDYRNTTIFLDLLQRIEQFASQAHAPNNMPEDPDCDPRFYHNEWTWWQDEQASGAAIMWSVERLNPLLVVFVGFWWIL